A region of Chitinophagales bacterium DNA encodes the following proteins:
- a CDS encoding cation transporter: MTENTSNLKLQRWIFVSSIILLAGKFSAFILTYSNAVLTDAMESIVNVVASGIGLYSLWLSAKPRDTDHPYGHGKIEFISASIEGTMVLVAGLIIVGKSVHNIFYPQDLHDLDIGIAILFGTAVANYMLGFISEKQGNKTDSPALIASGKHLKTDAWSTAGIVSALLLIYLTGLAWLDIVIAIGFGGFISITGYKVWRKAVGGIMDEADYDLLSTIISRVNEHRREPWMDLHNMRVIKYGSVLHIDCHLTVPWYFTIREGHNEVDRLEALIKNELKNPVELFIHTDYCVPPFSCTICIMSNCNVREAVFQKRIEWDLKNVLQDKKHGL; the protein is encoded by the coding sequence TTGACGGAAAACACTTCTAATCTTAAGCTCCAGCGATGGATTTTTGTTTCAAGCATTATATTGCTTGCCGGTAAATTTTCCGCCTTCATTCTTACTTATTCTAATGCGGTGCTTACGGATGCAATGGAAAGCATTGTGAATGTGGTTGCCAGCGGAATCGGTTTGTACAGTTTATGGCTATCTGCGAAACCCCGGGATACTGATCATCCATATGGCCATGGCAAAATTGAATTTATATCTGCAAGCATTGAGGGTACTATGGTTTTAGTTGCCGGCCTGATCATTGTTGGAAAATCAGTTCATAATATTTTTTATCCGCAGGATCTTCATGACCTGGATATTGGTATCGCAATATTGTTTGGAACTGCTGTTGCGAATTACATGCTGGGTTTTATAAGTGAAAAGCAGGGAAACAAAACAGATTCTCCCGCCCTAATTGCCAGCGGAAAACACCTTAAAACAGATGCTTGGTCAACTGCGGGCATAGTCAGTGCGCTGTTGTTAATTTATTTAACAGGTTTAGCCTGGCTTGATATTGTGATTGCCATCGGTTTTGGTGGTTTTATTTCTATTACTGGTTATAAAGTATGGCGCAAAGCTGTGGGAGGTATTATGGATGAAGCTGATTATGACCTTTTAAGCACTATAATATCGAGGGTAAATGAACACCGACGGGAGCCCTGGATGGATTTGCACAATATGAGAGTGATCAAATATGGCAGTGTGCTGCACATTGATTGTCACTTAACAGTGCCGTGGTATTTCACTATAAGGGAAGGTCATAATGAAGTAGACCGTCTTGAAGCACTTATAAAAAATGAACTGAAGAATCCTGTAGAACTATTTATCCATACTGACTATTGCGTGCCTCCGTTTTCTTGTACCATTTGTATTATGAGTAACTGTAATGTTCGGGAGGCTGTTTTTCAAAAACGTATTGAATGGGATCTTAAAAATGTATTGCAGGATAAAAAGCACGGACTGTAA
- the lysS gene encoding lysine--tRNA ligase yields the protein MAFSEQELLRRQTLQELINLGIEPYPAEEFKISASAGFIHEEYKKDPENNLLKNISIAGRLMSKRIMGSASFAVLQDATGKIQLYVNRDEICPGEDKTFYNIIFKKLLDLGDILGVTGYVFTTKTGETSVHVKTLVLLSKSLKPLPVVKEKEGHMFDEVTDPELRYRQRYVDLNINAHSRTVFIQRSKIIQSMRNFLNSSNYLEVETPILQPLYGGAAARPFTTHHNTLDMKLYLRIADELYLKRLIVGGFDGVFEFAKDFRNEGMDRFHNPEFTMMELYVAYKDYEWMMNLVEEMVEQIAMDLHGTTKVTAGGYEIDFKRPWKRFTMYEAIAHFTGMDISKMNEEQLREAGKHLHLHLDATMGKGKIIDEIFSAACEPQLIQPTFITDYPVEMSPLAKKHRSKPGLVERFEAICYGKEICNAFSELNDPIDQRMRFEEQIELGKRGDEEAMVLDEDFLRALEYGMPPTAGLGVGIDRLTMIMTNSVSIQDVILFPQMRQENR from the coding sequence ATGGCATTCAGTGAACAGGAACTTTTACGAAGACAAACCTTGCAGGAACTAATCAATTTGGGTATTGAACCTTACCCAGCGGAAGAATTTAAGATATCAGCCTCTGCAGGCTTTATTCACGAAGAATATAAAAAAGACCCGGAAAATAATTTATTGAAAAACATCTCCATTGCAGGCAGGCTCATGAGTAAACGTATAATGGGTAGTGCATCATTTGCGGTACTTCAGGATGCAACCGGCAAGATCCAATTATATGTGAACCGGGACGAAATCTGCCCGGGTGAAGACAAAACATTTTATAATATTATTTTTAAAAAACTATTGGATTTGGGGGACATTCTCGGTGTTACCGGTTACGTTTTCACCACTAAAACAGGAGAAACCTCTGTCCATGTAAAAACGTTAGTGCTATTAAGTAAATCACTTAAGCCTCTTCCGGTGGTAAAAGAAAAGGAAGGGCATATGTTTGATGAGGTAACCGATCCGGAATTGCGCTACCGCCAGCGATATGTTGACCTGAATATTAATGCACACTCCAGAACCGTTTTTATCCAGCGGTCAAAGATTATTCAGTCTATGCGCAATTTTTTAAACAGCAGCAATTACCTGGAAGTGGAAACACCAATCCTTCAACCATTATATGGTGGAGCAGCAGCGCGTCCCTTCACCACCCATCACAATACTTTGGATATGAAACTGTATCTCAGAATTGCTGATGAGCTGTACCTGAAGAGATTGATCGTAGGCGGATTTGATGGAGTATTCGAATTTGCAAAAGATTTTCGAAATGAAGGTATGGACCGTTTTCACAATCCGGAATTTACTATGATGGAGTTGTATGTGGCGTATAAAGATTATGAATGGATGATGAACCTGGTGGAGGAAATGGTAGAGCAGATAGCAATGGATCTGCATGGCACCACTAAGGTAACTGCAGGTGGATACGAAATTGATTTTAAGCGTCCATGGAAACGATTTACTATGTATGAGGCCATTGCGCATTTCACAGGAATGGATATAAGTAAAATGAATGAAGAACAGCTGCGCGAAGCAGGAAAGCATTTGCACCTTCATCTGGATGCAACTATGGGAAAAGGGAAAATTATTGATGAAATCTTCAGCGCTGCCTGTGAGCCTCAGCTGATTCAGCCAACATTTATTACTGATTACCCGGTTGAAATGTCTCCATTAGCAAAAAAACACCGCAGCAAGCCTGGGCTCGTGGAACGCTTTGAAGCAATCTGTTACGGTAAAGAAATATGCAATGCGTTTTCAGAGCTTAACGACCCTATTGACCAAAGAATGCGCTTTGAAGAGCAGATCGAGCTTGGAAAACGCGGCGATGAAGAGGCAATGGTTCTGGATGAAGACTTCCTTCGGGCACTCGAATATGGCATGCCACCTACCGCAGGCCTTGGAGTAGGAATCGATCGCTTAACCATGATCATGACCAACTCTGTTTCTATTCAGGACGTTATTTTATTCCCGCAAATGCGACAGGAAAACAGATAA